The following coding sequences are from one Humulus lupulus chromosome X, drHumLupu1.1, whole genome shotgun sequence window:
- the LOC133803638 gene encoding uncharacterized protein LOC133803638, with translation MPSEDSKPVRKKEEMECEEEDEKKSLSSMLFNKKKLVSSNNGTSAVKPHLKVKKDENVEDDGGDDYKPRIKRVIKEAKVKKDENFEDDDDDDDKPLVKRVSTNKPDKDLKKKKIREEEKKKVTVANTDQKKKEKKVYDLPGQKRDPPEERDPLRIFYETLYKQNPNSEMALFWMMESGLLSKEEAKKAFEKKQKRSQQQKMSSQTKATKKTGSAIVTKKTPVSSIKKKESESKAPPKQRKIGDGSSDDDSDDDFIANRPMKKKRAA, from the exons ATGCCCTCTGAGGATTCAAAGCCCGTAAGGAAGAAAGAGGAAATGGAATGCGAAGAAGAAGACGAAAAGAAGAGCTTGAGCTCGATGCTCTTCAACAAGAAGAAACTCGTCAGCAGTAACAATGGAACTTCAGCTGTCAAACCCCACCTTAAAGTCAAGAAAGATGAGAATGTCGAGGACGACGGTGGCGATGATTACAAGCCTCGTATCAAGAGGGTTATAAAGGAAGCTAAAGTGAAAAAGGATGAGAATTTCGAGGACGACGATGACGATGATGACAAGCCTCTTGTCAAAAGGGTCTCCACTAATAAGCCTGATAAG gatttgaagaagaagaagatacgggaggaagagaagaagaaggtgacaGTGGCTAATACGGAccagaagaagaaggagaagaaggtgtATGATTTGCCTGGTCAGAAGCGAGACCCTCCTGAGGAG AGGGACCCGTTGAGGATTTTTTATGAAACTCTGTACAAACAAAATCCTAATAGCGAAATGGCACTGTTCTG GATGATGGAGTCTGGCTTGCTTTCAAAAGAGGAGGCTAAGAAAGCTTTTGAGAAGAAGCAGAAGAGAAGTCAGCAGCAAAAGATGAGCTCCCAAACAAAAGCTACTAAGAAGACTGGATCTGCTATTGTGACGAAAAAGACCCCAGTCTCTTCCATTAAAAAGAAGGAATCGGAATCTAAAGCTCCTCCGAAGCAGCGGAAGATTGGAGATGGAAGCTCAGATGACGATTCTGATGATGATTTCATTGCTAACAGACCGATGAAGAAAAAACGAGCAGCATAA